The Bacillus sp. NEB1478 genome contains the following window.
AGCCATATCGGATAGACTCCTTTCATACACTACTTAACGTAATAGAGTATGACGTTCGCCAACACTAGGTTCTGCTAACGGTTTTTAGGCTTTTTTGTTCTGGAGAGAAATCCTCGATTTTAAAATCGAAATACTTCTTTAGCGGCTGAATGATGATAAAATTCCAAAGCAGATTATCTCCATTAAGTCTCCTTTATCATGAAATAAGTCTCTTTGAAGTCTCATTCCAAATAATTAAGTCTTTCTACAAATTTCGACACCTTCTCCACAAAAAAAACTTCTTAACCTAATAGTTAAGAAGTAAAGATTCTTAAAAGACAGTCAACAATGTTTTTTCGCCAATGCTGGTAATCTAACCATACTGTACAAAACGGCTGCTGCCGGCATCAACACCGCAATGAGCCAGTCGTCTGTAAGCACTCCGTAAAAAATACCATAGGCCGCTCCTTGTATAAACAAAATTTGTCTTAGCCAACTTGTAAAAGCTGTTATTTTCACACTCGGTTTTATCGGATAGATAATATAACTTACATTCCACTTATATTGTGTGAAGAGTGTAAACAGCTGAAGTGCCAGCATTTGAAAGAATAGAATTACAACCGCTAAATGCCACCAGCCCTTGGGTATGAGATACAAAAACAAAAAGCCGATCAAGATCAGTCGAGCAAACAGCCCAAAATAATCGCCTAACCGAAGAAAAGTCTTCATGTAGAGGGCAGACATAGCATTCCGTTTTTTGAAGGAAAAAGTCCCGATGCTATTCAGCCAAGGTCTTTTATTAACCATCTGCTTAAGAGCTGGAACATCAGTAAAGAGGTTCACAAGACGATACCCTTTCATCTTCAGCGTCTGTTCTTCAGCAAGCAGGAGTTCCCACTGATAGCCATGCATTTTCTTAAAGATACCAAACACAAAATTCTTAAGTACATACATAATCGCAAACATTGCAATGAGGAAAAGATATGCTTCCTTAAAAAGAAGAAATACATAAACAAAATTAACCATAAAACGGATGATTCGATAATTTAATTGATGGCTTTTATAAGGCAATCTTCTTTCTTCCCAAGCGACGAATAAGTTAAATACTTTCGATACAATTAAGAAGAAGCCGAAAACAACATACATCTTCCAGCCATCGACAATAAAAACCTGAACGATCGGCCACATAAGCGTGAATAAGAAAAGTGTTGAAAAACCGCCGCTTGCCATCGCCGATGATAAACTTTTAGAAAAATAGTTTTTCATGCCCGATTCAACAGGCAGTAAAAAGACGAGGTCCCCTTCTTTCAGCAGCGTACGGATAGGGCTTCTTGTCAGCCAAAACGAAAACACAACCGTTAAGATTAA
Protein-coding sequences here:
- a CDS encoding ABC transporter permease, with the protein product MIDVKKLWKKRQSAHLTEKLKYFSLMANSGLIVSAFLLIIIGSVYYAKLLKALPEQFPAVLILTVVFSFWLTRSPIRTLLKEGDLVFLLPVESGMKNYFSKSLSSAMASGGFSTLFLFTLMWPIVQVFIVDGWKMYVVFGFFLIVSKVFNLFVAWEERRLPYKSHQLNYRIIRFMVNFVYVFLLFKEAYLFLIAMFAIMYVLKNFVFGIFKKMHGYQWELLLAEEQTLKMKGYRLVNLFTDVPALKQMVNKRPWLNSIGTFSFKKRNAMSALYMKTFLRLGDYFGLFARLILIGFLFLYLIPKGWWHLAVVILFFQMLALQLFTLFTQYKWNVSYIIYPIKPSVKITAFTSWLRQILFIQGAAYGIFYGVLTDDWLIAVLMPAAAVLYSMVRLPALAKKHC